TATTAGGGGCAATTTATATTTTATTACGCCGTCAATATCCATATTACTCAATAAAAAAGATTATGTTGTATATTTCAGGAATGACGGTTGTATCAATTTTAGTGGATATAGGGATATTACGTGCTGATATTGGTAATTTAATTATTTTGGCCATTTTAGGATGGATGTTTTTTGGTGGTGGAAATATTATCGGTGGTTATAGGCGAAGATAATAAGAAAGGACAGTTATTTTATAACTGCCCTTTTTCTCATCTAAAGGTAATTTCTTAATTAGATAATCGTATTTGTTTCTACATTATATTGTAATACAGAAAAGTAAGAGGTTGTGTTACCTTCAGTAAAGGTGACATTTCCATGAAAAGTTGCGATTTTAGTCTTCCAATTATAATCTACCTGGTTTGCTGTAATTGTTGTATAATTTGTCTCTAATTTTACTCCGCCATCTATTTGAGCTAAGGAACTTTTACCATTTACATAAACCTGATCGCCATAAAAAGATAAATCATTTTGTGTAACCTCTACACCGTCAGTTCCCCATACT
This genomic interval from Selenobaculum gibii contains the following:
- a CDS encoding OstA-like protein, with the protein product MKKLKIYCLLLLLIFITTSSVYAKPTITSDRKTFDIASGQYLLEGNVSVSTNSRVIKAGKARVNVISLEVWGTDGVEVTQNDLSFYGDQVYVNGKSSLAQIDGGVKLETNYTTITANQVDYNWKTKIATFHGNVTFTEGNTTSYFSVLQYNVETNTII